In Halobacteria archaeon AArc-dxtr1, the sequence CGACGACGCTGATCTGGAGTTCGTCGACGTCGGCGGCGGCTACGGCGTTCCCTACCGCGAGGAGGAGCCGCCGCTCGACCTCGAGAAGACGGCCGAAATGGTCCGCGACGCGGTTGGCGACCTCGACGCCCAACTGAAACTCGAGCCGGGACGCTATATCGTCGCCGACGCCGGACTCATCCTGACCGAAGTCAACACGATCAAAGAGACGCCGGACACGACCGTCGTCGGGGTCGACGCCAGCCTCTCGACGCTGATTCGACCCGCGATGTTCGGCTCGTACCACCCGATGCTGAACGTCACGGCGCCCGACCGAGAGCCCCACGAGGTGACCGTCGGCGGCCCGGTCTGTACGAGTGCGGACGTCTTCGCCCACGACCGACCGATCGCCCGTCCGGAGCGCGGTGACGTGCTCGCAATCGGCAATGCGGGCTCCTACGGCTACGAGCTGGCCAACCAGTTCCACTCACAGCCAAAGCCGGCCGAGGTCGCCCTTGAGGGCGGTGAGGCGCGAATAGCTCGGCGCCGAGAGACGCTCGACGATGTGACGCGCCTGGAGCAGTAACGACACATGAGCTTCGACATCGAGGCGTTCCACGCCGACGCGGTCCGGACACCCTCCCACGAGGACGTCTCCGAGATGCGTGAGCTGCTGTGCGAGACGCTTCGAGAGGCGGGTATCGAGCCGGAGGTAGACGAGCTCGGCAACGTGATCGCGAGTCGAGGCCCCGGAGCGTCGGGAGCCGACGAGGCGAACGAGAACGGCGAAACAGAGGGGCCACACGTCGTCCTGAACACCCACATCGACACCGTCGCACCTCACGTCCCCTACGAACGCGACGGCGACGTCGCCCGGGGACGCGGCGCCTGCGACGCGAAGGGCCCGCTCGCGGCCCTGCTCGCAGCGTTCCTGCGGGTCGAACCGGAGGCGGGAACGATCACGCTCGCGATTACACCCGACGAGGAGACCCTGATGACGGGTGCCGAGGGGCTCGCGGGTCGGCTCTCGGCAGATTGCTACATCGTCGGCGAGCCGACTGACCTCAACGTCTGCGTCGCCGCCCGCGGGCAGTGCGAGGCGACGATCACGGTGACGGGCGAGGAGGGCCACGCCGCCAGCGTCCCCGCCGAACGAAACCCCGCGTTCGGTGTCTCGAACGTGCTCGCCGCGCTTCGGACGTTCGACGAAGAGACGGGAACGGACGAGGATCCCGTCCTCGGCGAGCCGAAGCTGACGCCCACCGTTCTCTCCGGCGGCGAAGCGCCCAACCGGGTTCCACAGCGGTGTCAAGTCACGGTCGACCGCCGGAGCGTCCCCCCGGAGACGAGCGAGGAGTTCGAGGCGGCGCTGGCCGAGTACCTGGCGGAGCGCGTCCCCACCGAGCTGTCGATCTCGGTCGATCTCATCCGGCCGGACACGCCGTTTCCGAAGGCGTTCGCGACCGACGAGAGTGAAGCCGTGGTGCGGGCACTACAGGCAGAAAGCGGCGGCGACGTGCGCCCGTTCGGCGCGGCGACCGAGGCCGGCTTCTTCGCCGCCAACGCGCCGACGGTCGTCTTCGGGCCCGGCGTCCTCGCCGACGAGGAGGGCGCGGTCGCACACGCGGAACGCGAGTACGTTCGCGTCGCGGAGATCCACCGGGCGGCCGACGCGATCGAGGGCGCTGTCCGGCGCCTGCTAGAGTGACGGCAAAGCAGAGGAACGAAGGAGGACGTTATTGTGAGAGGTCGTCGACGAGGTCGTCGGCAACGCCCGTGTAGGTCGCCGGGGAGAGCGCGCGCAGCTCCTCGCGAACGTCCTCGTCGACGTCGAGTTCGTCGAAGAGAGTCTGAAAGTCCGCTAGGGTGACGTTCTTCCCGCGGGTGAGTTCCTTGACTTGCTCGTAGGCGTCGTCTTGTCCTTCCCGGCGGAGGATCGTCTGGACCGCCTCGCCGATGATTTCGGGGGTGTTCTCGAGCTCCTCGCGCATGACGTGCTCGTTGGGGACGACCTTTCCGAGTCCGGCGGCGGTCTTCTGGTAGCCGATGAGACAGTGAGCGAAGGCGGCGCCGATATTTCGCTTGACCGTCGAGTCCGAGAGGTCGCGCTGGAGCCGGGAGGTCGTCACGTAGTCGCCGAGGAAGGCGAGGTCGGAGTTGGCCTTCGAGAGGTTGCCCTCGCTGTTCTCGAAGTCGATCGGGTTGACCTTGTGGGGCATCGTCGACGACCCGGTCTCGCCGGCGACGGTCTCCTGACCGAGGTAGCGATCCGAGACGTAGAGCCACATGTCCCGGTCGAGGTCGAGGAGGACGGTGTTCGCGCGCTCGAAGGCGTCGAACAGCGCCGCGATGTCGTCACAGGGGTTGACCTGCGTCGTAATGGGGATGAACTCGAGGCCCAGCCCCTCGACGAAGTCGCGGGCGAACGCCCGCCAGTCGACGTCGGGGTAGGCCGCGACGTGGGCGGCGTACGTTCCCGAGGCGCCACCGAGCTTGCCGGCGAGTGCGTCGGTCGCCTCGCGGATGGTTGCGGTCGCTCGACCGAGGCGGGCGGCGTAGACGGCCATCTCCTTGCCGAACGTCGTCGGCGTCGCGGGCTGGCCGTGCGTCCGGGCGAGCATCGGCAGGTCGCGGTACTCTCGAGCCATCCTGGCGAGAGCGTCCTGAACGTCGTAGAGTTGGGGCAAGAGCACCTCGTCGACGGCGTCCCGGATCAGCAGTCGGTGGGCGAGGTTGTTGACGTCCTCGCTGGTGAGGCCGAAGTGGATCCACGCGGAGGCGTCGCTCTCGTCGGAGAGGCGGTGGCGAATGAAGTATTCGACGGCCTTGACGTCGTGGTTGGTCGCGTCGAACTCCTCGTGACCGTCCGTCTCGAGCTTCTTCACCAGCTGAGCGTCCTCTTCGGCGAAGTGGCGGTAGAGGCTGCGGAGTTCCTGACGAGCGGCGGTGTCGAGTTGGAGTGGCGTCACCTCGGCGTCTGCGAGCGCGATCAGGTACTCGGCCTCGACGCGGACGCGGGCCCGCATCAGTGCGGCCTCGCTGGCGTACGGCGAGAGAGGGGCCGTTCGACCGTCGTACCGGCCGTCTATCGGCGAGACGGCGTACAGCGCGTTCGTGTCGGTCATGTGAGAGCGTGTTGTACCGCAGCGCAAAAGCGTGTCGAAGCGCGTCCGATGCAGAGGTCGTTCCTGTACATACTCTCGTACGAACCACCGTACTGTTTAGGCAAAGTAATGCACAGGTGTGGATACAATTCGACCCGAGACCGCAACCACTTTCTCGCTCGCGAGCGCCACATCGGGTATGACGCGCATCGCCGGGATGGCCGGCAACCGAGGGCGTAACCTGTTGAACATCGCCGACCGAGCGCCGGGCGGCGCCGAACTCGCCGTGGTGCTTACGAACAGTCCGGACGCGCCGGTGCTCGAGGCCGCCGCCGAGCGCGGGATTCCGACCGAAGTCGTCCCGCGCGAGGGGGCGAGCCGCCGGGAGCACGAGGCCGCCGTCAACGAGGCGCTCGCCGACTACGAGTTCGACCTCGTCTGTCTGGACGGCTATATGCGCATCCTCTCGGAGACCTTCCTCGAGGCCCAGCCGACGACTATAAACGTCCACCCCTCGCTGCTACCCGCCTTCCCCGGGACGGACGCCTGGGGCGACGCGCTCGACGCGGGCGTCTCGGTGACGGGCTGTACGGTCCACGTCGTCACGGACGCCACCGACGACGAGGGCGACGTGATCGAGTCAGAAGTCGACGCCGGCCCGATCGTCACCCAGGAGCCGGTCCCGATCTACGAGGGAGACGACGCCGAGGCGCTCAAAGAGCGCGTCCTCTACGAGGGCGAGTTCCGCGCGTACCCCCGCGCCGTGAAGTGGTTCGCCGAGGGCGCGGTTTCAGTAGATGAGGGCGCCGGTGAGGTGACCGTCGACGCCGACACCGCCGACGCCGAGGACGGCGACGAACTCCCCTCACGCCGGCTGACTTCGAGCGACCGCGTCGACACCCTCCGATACGGGGAGAACCCCCATCAGAACGCCGCGGTCTACGCCGACTACACCTGCGAGGAGGCGAGCGTCGTCCACGCAGACCAGCTAAACGAGGGCGCCAAAGCGCTCTCGTACAACAACTACAACGACGCCGACGGCGCGCTCAATCTGATCAAGGAGTTCGACGAGCCCGCCGCGGCCGTCATCAAGCACACTAACCCAGCGGGCTGTGCCACGGCCGATTCGCTGGCCGAGGCCTACGAGAAGGCCCTCTCGACGGACCCGATGAGCGCCTTCGGCGGCATCGTCGCCCTGAATCGCGAGTGCGACGCCGCCACTGCAGAACAGATTACGGACTCGTTCAAGGAGGTCGTCGTCGCACCCGGCTACACCGATGAGGCCCTGGAGGTGCTCTTCGAGAAGGATAATCTGCGCGTGCTGGATGTTGGTGGCGAGGCGCATAGCGCCTCGGATGCGAGCGGCGACGAGCCGCGAGCGCTCGGAGAGGGCGAGACCGAGCGTTTCACAGAAAAACCGATCGTCGGCGGCCGACTCGTCCAGGAGCGCGACGACCAGTCGGTTTCGATCGACGACCTGGAGGTCGTCACCGAGCGCGAGCCGACCGACGAGGAACTCGAGTCGATGGTGTTCGCCTGGCAGACGCTCAAACACGTCAAGTCCAACGGCATCCTCCTGACGAAGGGAACCGAGACAGTCGGCGTTGGCATGGGCCAAGTTTCGCGCGTCGACGCAGTCCGGCTGGCCGCGATGAAAGCCGACGAGCACGCCGAGGGGAAAGACGCCGAGGGCGCCGTGATGGCCTCGGACGCGTTCTTCCCGTTCCCGGACGGCATTGAGGAGGCCGCCGACGCCGGAATCGAGGCGGTCGTCCAGCCCGGCGGCTCGGTCAACGACGAAGACGTAATCGCAGCTGCCGACGAACACGACATTGCGATGGCGTTTACCGGCCAGCGGAGTTTTAGACACGACTGAGTCGCGCGAAGGAGTATCTACAGCTCGAATTGTCACGCAGAGACGAGTTCGGAACGCCAACCGATGGCAACTATAAAGGTCGGGTTGTGCGTGTTCGAAGCTAGTGGGACGATGGCGATCAAACAGGAAGTCGAAATGAGCGCCGCGGAGGTAGACGAGTTCCTCGGTCGACACGAGACCGGAGTCCTCTCGCTCGCGCGGGCGGACGAGCCCTACGCGATCCCGATCTCGTATGGGTACGACGACGGCGAGCGCCAGGTGTACCTGCGTCTCGTTTCGGTCCCCGACAGCGAGAAACGGCGGTTTTTAGACGCCGATCCGGACACACGGCTGGTCGTCTACGACGAGTCGGATGCTGTCTATCGGAGCGTCATCGTGACCGGCACACTCGAGAACGTCTCTCCAGCGGCACTGACGCCCGAAGAGATCGTCCAGTACGGACAAGCAAAGCGGCCGCTGTTCGAAATCTGGGCTGACGGGAAAGCCGACCTCGATATCGAACTGTACCGGATCGACGCGGCGGAGATCGCGGGCCGACGAACCGTTCTCGATCGAGAAGAGTAAGCTAGTTCTGCGATGTCGAGGCGAACGTCGTCTCCGACACTGTCGCGCTACAGACCGGACACCCGTGGGAGAGAATCGCCGCTCGCATCGACTCGTTGACCTCGATCTCCTGCCCACAGTCGGGGCACGTGAACTCGTATCTACTCATGTCGGGTGGGTCTGTCGGAGACGTTGCCACGCTCATAGCTGTGCGTGGGACGCATATAGGAATAGGGTTCGTTGCCGGGGCGGAGTAGGTCTCGAAGCATTTTTATTAGGGCTGGTTGTCCAGGATCGCGTCGAAGAGTTTCGTCTGTGCAGCAGCGAGATGTTCGGCGACCGTCGAGCCGGAGATATCGAGCGCGTCGGCTACCTCCCCAGCGTTGGCTCGTTTCGGGCGTTCGAAGTAGCCCATTCGGTGGGCCGTCTGGAGTACCTCCCGCTGGCGGTCCGTAAGTTGGCTCCGGTCGACAAAGACACCGGTTTCGCCGCCGTGCTCTTGTTGGGAGTGCAGCAGCCGTTCGACGTCGAAAGACGTGTACCGATCGGCGAGCTCGCCGAGAATCGAGCGGAGTCGCTCCATGTTCGGGGCGTGAAACGTCAGGTGGAGCGTCGACCCCTCCGCCCGAACGTCGGTAATAGGACAATCAAAGCGTTCGATGGCCTCGCAGGGACAGCCCGAGTCGAGTTGACGTTCGAACCGAATGGCGGTACTCGAGCCGTAGGCGAACACCGGCGAAAGCGCTGGATCGAGGTCGAGTTCCTCGAATGGCGTGTCGGTTTCGAGGAGAAACTCCGCGGTGACGCGCTCGGGCGTGTCTGGGTTAACGCTCGTTGCGACCGACCGAGCCCGGCCGCCGGCCGCAGCGGCGGCGTCTACGACGGGACAGTCGGGCGGATCGGCAATTCTGACTTCTGCGCGGATCCCGGCCGGCATCGGTAGACGGTGGTGGTCGTGGACACCTAAACCCACCGCCACAGATGTGGTGCTTAAAAACCCCCATATTTAGTGGGAGCGATTTCGTACCCGTGGGGGCGCTACCATCAGGTATCGATGTCTATTTCGAACCTGCAGGCGAGCCACGACCGGCAGACGACGACCCAGGAGACAGACGCCCAGACCGTCCTCGACGCGCTCCAGGACGACGGTTGCCGAGCGATCCTCGAGGAAGCGGCCACGGAGGCACGGACTGCGACCGAACTTTCGAACTGCTGTGACATTCCGATGTCGACCGCGTACCGAAAAGTGGAGTCGCTGGCCGACGCCGGACTGCTCGAGGCGGCGGTCCGTATCAACACTTCGGGCAAACACCCGACGGAGTACCGAACCTGTTTCGACGACGTCGTCATCTCTATCGTCGACGAGGGACAGGTGTCCGTTTCGATGGCCTAAGGCTGCGGTGGCGAGCCAGCGTCGGCCGCCTAACGCTGGAGGGACAGCGCCGCGGTTGCGAGTGCCAGGGATCGTCTTTTGCACCCGGTTCTGAAATCGACCGTATGGAGCGACGCCAGGTTCTCGGCGTAGCGAGCCTCGGGATCGCAGCGGGGCTCGCCGGCTGTGCCGGGGCAGTTCCCGACGCCGAAACGGACGGACGAGATACAACGACGTCGACCGAGACGGAGCCGGACGACGCAACGACAGAGCGTGGTTCCGAGGCAGAACCCACGCTCTCGATCGCCGTTGACGCCCGCGGCGAGGTCGAAGCCGAGCCCGACGAGGCGACCGCAAGCATCGGGGTACAGGCGACCGGCGACACCGCCGAGGAGGTAAACGAGGAACTCGCCGAGCGCTCTGAGACGCTCCGAGAGACGTTCGACGAACTCGAGATCCCCGACGAAAACGTCGAGACCGGACGGTACGACATCCGAGAGGATCGCGACGAAGCGGGCTACGAGGGAACCTACGCGTTTACCGTCACCATCGACGACGTCGACCGTGTCGGGGAGGTAGTCGACGCCGCCGTCGACGCTGGCGCAGACGACGTTGGCCGGATCCGTTTCGGGCTAAGCGACGATCGGCGGGTCGAGATGCGCGAAGCGGCGGTCGACCACGCCCTTGAGAACGCCGACGCGGAGGCAGCCCACATCGCCGAGAACCGCGGCGTCGAGGACGTGACGACGCGTTCGGTCTCGACGAGCGTGGTCGACGTGGTCCCGGCCGCGCACGAGCCGACGGCAGACGTCGCAGAAGACGACGCGGTGGCGGCGGAGACGGAGTTCGACACCGGACCAGTCAGCGTGAGCGCGACCGTCGCCGTCGAGTACGACGCCAATACGTGACGCCGCTGCTCGAGAATACGGGTGCGTCTCTGCGTGATTCAAAATGCGTCAGAGACTTCTAGACAGTCGGGGACGAAGGGGAGCGAACGCGGTCGATCGGGGGAGAGCAGGGCCGAGTACTGCCGAACGCGGTCGCGTCAGTCGTCGGCCGGAGCGGCGGTCGCCGCCTGCGACTCGGTCATCGCGAGGACGTCGTCGAAGAAGTTGAGGGTGTCCTGTGGACCGGGGTTGGCCTCGGGGTGGTACTGGCGGGTGATGACGTCGTACTCGACGCCGTCGATTCCCTCCGGCGTGTCGTCGTTGACGTTGATCTGGGTCACTTCGAGGTGCTCGCCGGGGTCGTCGACCGTGTAGCCGTGGTTCTGGGTCGTCATGACGACCTGCCCCGATTCGAGGTCGAGGACGGGCTGGTTGACGCCGCGGTGGCCGAACGCCATCTTCTCGGTCGTGCCGCCGAGCGCTTCGGCGACGATCTGCTGACCGAGACAGATTCCGGCGACGGGAGTATCCTCGAC encodes:
- a CDS encoding M20/M25/M40 family metallo-hydrolase, with the translated sequence MSFDIEAFHADAVRTPSHEDVSEMRELLCETLREAGIEPEVDELGNVIASRGPGASGADEANENGETEGPHVVLNTHIDTVAPHVPYERDGDVARGRGACDAKGPLAALLAAFLRVEPEAGTITLAITPDEETLMTGAEGLAGRLSADCYIVGEPTDLNVCVAARGQCEATITVTGEEGHAASVPAERNPAFGVSNVLAALRTFDEETGTDEDPVLGEPKLTPTVLSGGEAPNRVPQRCQVTVDRRSVPPETSEEFEAALAEYLAERVPTELSISVDLIRPDTPFPKAFATDESEAVVRALQAESGGDVRPFGAATEAGFFAANAPTVVFGPGVLADEEGAVAHAEREYVRVAEIHRAADAIEGAVRRLLE
- a CDS encoding SIMPL domain-containing protein, producing MERRQVLGVASLGIAAGLAGCAGAVPDAETDGRDTTTSTETEPDDATTERGSEAEPTLSIAVDARGEVEAEPDEATASIGVQATGDTAEEVNEELAERSETLRETFDELEIPDENVETGRYDIREDRDEAGYEGTYAFTVTIDDVDRVGEVVDAAVDAGADDVGRIRFGLSDDRRVEMREAAVDHALENADAEAAHIAENRGVEDVTTRSVSTSVVDVVPAAHEPTADVAEDDAVAAETEFDTGPVSVSATVAVEYDANT
- a CDS encoding pyridoxamine 5'-phosphate oxidase family protein, with amino-acid sequence MAIKQEVEMSAAEVDEFLGRHETGVLSLARADEPYAIPISYGYDDGERQVYLRLVSVPDSEKRRFLDADPDTRLVVYDESDAVYRSVIVTGTLENVSPAALTPEEIVQYGQAKRPLFEIWADGKADLDIELYRIDAAEIAGRRTVLDREE
- the purB gene encoding adenylosuccinate lyase; translation: MTDTNALYAVSPIDGRYDGRTAPLSPYASEAALMRARVRVEAEYLIALADAEVTPLQLDTAARQELRSLYRHFAEEDAQLVKKLETDGHEEFDATNHDVKAVEYFIRHRLSDESDASAWIHFGLTSEDVNNLAHRLLIRDAVDEVLLPQLYDVQDALARMAREYRDLPMLARTHGQPATPTTFGKEMAVYAARLGRATATIREATDALAGKLGGASGTYAAHVAAYPDVDWRAFARDFVEGLGLEFIPITTQVNPCDDIAALFDAFERANTVLLDLDRDMWLYVSDRYLGQETVAGETGSSTMPHKVNPIDFENSEGNLSKANSDLAFLGDYVTTSRLQRDLSDSTVKRNIGAAFAHCLIGYQKTAAGLGKVVPNEHVMREELENTPEIIGEAVQTILRREGQDDAYEQVKELTRGKNVTLADFQTLFDELDVDEDVREELRALSPATYTGVADDLVDDLSQ
- a CDS encoding helix-turn-helix domain-containing protein yields the protein MPAGIRAEVRIADPPDCPVVDAAAAAGGRARSVATSVNPDTPERVTAEFLLETDTPFEELDLDPALSPVFAYGSSTAIRFERQLDSGCPCEAIERFDCPITDVRAEGSTLHLTFHAPNMERLRSILGELADRYTSFDVERLLHSQQEHGGETGVFVDRSQLTDRQREVLQTAHRMGYFERPKRANAGEVADALDISGSTVAEHLAAAQTKLFDAILDNQP
- a CDS encoding helix-turn-helix domain-containing protein, which translates into the protein MSISNLQASHDRQTTTQETDAQTVLDALQDDGCRAILEEAATEARTATELSNCCDIPMSTAYRKVESLADAGLLEAAVRINTSGKHPTEYRTCFDDVVISIVDEGQVSVSMA
- the purH gene encoding bifunctional phosphoribosylaminoimidazolecarboxamide formyltransferase/IMP cyclohydrolase, whose amino-acid sequence is MTRIAGMAGNRGRNLLNIADRAPGGAELAVVLTNSPDAPVLEAAAERGIPTEVVPREGASRREHEAAVNEALADYEFDLVCLDGYMRILSETFLEAQPTTINVHPSLLPAFPGTDAWGDALDAGVSVTGCTVHVVTDATDDEGDVIESEVDAGPIVTQEPVPIYEGDDAEALKERVLYEGEFRAYPRAVKWFAEGAVSVDEGAGEVTVDADTADAEDGDELPSRRLTSSDRVDTLRYGENPHQNAAVYADYTCEEASVVHADQLNEGAKALSYNNYNDADGALNLIKEFDEPAAAVIKHTNPAGCATADSLAEAYEKALSTDPMSAFGGIVALNRECDAATAEQITDSFKEVVVAPGYTDEALEVLFEKDNLRVLDVGGEAHSASDASGDEPRALGEGETERFTEKPIVGGRLVQERDDQSVSIDDLEVVTEREPTDEELESMVFAWQTLKHVKSNGILLTKGTETVGVGMGQVSRVDAVRLAAMKADEHAEGKDAEGAVMASDAFFPFPDGIEEAADAGIEAVVQPGGSVNDEDVIAAADEHDIAMAFTGQRSFRHD
- a CDS encoding zinc ribbon domain-containing protein, translated to MSRYEFTCPDCGQEIEVNESMRAAILSHGCPVCSATVSETTFASTSQN